Part of the Pedobacter roseus genome is shown below.
AAAAGAAGCAAGAGAAAAAGAAATCAGAGCCCTAGAAAAACAGTATAAAACTCAGCAAAATTAACGAATATGGACAAGGCAAAATTTACCAGTCAGTCGCCCATTGTAGTAGGATTGGATATCGGTACTACAAAAATTTGTGTTATCGTTGGTCGTAGAACACAGCACGGTAAGATAGAAATCTTAGGAATTGGCAAGGCAGAATCGGCGGGTGTGACACGCGGAGTGGTTTCTAACATTCAAAAAACCGTACAGGGCATTGCTCAAGCAGTTGAAGTAGCAAGCGGACAATCCAATGTTGAAATACAGGTGGTAAATGTGGGTATTGCTGGTCAGCACATTAAGAGCTTACAGCACAGAGGAATTTTAACAAGAAGAGAATTAAACAACGAAATCGGTAAAAAAGATATCGATAAGTTGATCGATGATATGTTTAAACTGGTTATGCCACCGGGTGAGGAGATCATCCATGTATTGCCTCAGGAATTTACCATCGATAACGAGCCGGGGATCAAAGATCCGATCGGTATGGCTGGTGTGCGCCTTGAAGCCAACTTCCATATTATCTCAGGTCAGGTTACCGCGGTAAAAAACATTATCAAATGTGTTAACAATGCAGGACTTCAAACTCAGGATTTAATCCTTGAGCCATTGGCTTCTTCTGAATCGGTGTTGAGCGAGGAAGAAAAAGAAGCCGGTATTGCATTGGTTGATATTGGTGGTGGTACTACAGATATAGCCATTTTCCACGAAGGCATTATCCGTCATACTGCTGTAATCCCATTTGGGGGCAACAGCGTTACCGAAGATATCAGGGAAGGTTGCTCTGTAATGCGCAACCAGGCCGAGCTTTTAAAAACACGTTTCGGTTCTGCACTTGCTGAGGAGAACAAAGAAAACGAAATTATCTGTGTTCCTGGCTTGCGTGGCCGCGAACCAAAAGAGATCTCAGTTAAAAACCTGGCCTATGTTATCCAGGCCCGTATGGAAGAGATCATCGAGCACGTATATTATGAGATCAAATCTTCAGGGTATGAGAAAAAACTCATCGGAGGTATCGTAATCACAGGCGGTGGTGCTTTGCTGAAACACTTATCCCAGGCGGTAGAATATGTAACTGGTTTAGATTGCCGTATCGGTTATCCGAACGAGCATTTATCTAAATACGAAGATATGCCTAAAGCCATTTACGATGACCTTAAGAGCCCAATGTATGCAACCAGTGTTGGTTTGTTAATCAAAGGAATCCAAAAGGCAGAAGAACTGATCGAAGAGATGAAACAGCCTGGTGTTTTTGTAGAAAAACCAAAAACGGCAAAAGAAAAAGAGAAACGCGGACCAGGATTGTTCGATAAATTACTTGCAAAAACAAGAACTTTCATTCAGGATGATATGAATGTGAGTGATGAAGATTACTTAAAAAGTTAATTATTTTTCCACAAAGAAAGAGTTTTCCACATTATTAACACTTGTGGAAAACGTCTGTTGAAAAAGTGTTAATATTACATTGAGTAATGAACAGAATTTAAAAATTTTTAAACAACTGATTCATAAAGATATGCAGTTCGAAATGTTAAAAGATAAGTCTTCAATCATCAAAGTAATTGGTGTTGGAGGCGGTGGCGGCAACGCAGTGAACCATATGTACCTTTCAGGTATCACTGGTGTGGATTTTATTATTTGTAATACAGATGCCCAAGCTTTGGAATCTAGCCCAATACCTAACAAGGTGCAATTAGGTGCTAGTTTAACCGAAGGAATGGGTGCTGGCTCTATCCCTGAGGTTGGTAAAAACTCGGCGATAGAAAATATAGATGATATCAAAGCGATGTTAGGGAATACCACCAAAATGCTTTTCATTACAGCAGGAATGGGTGGTGGTACTGGTACAGGAGCTTCTCCGATTATTGCCAAAGCCGCTAAAGAACTTGATATTTTAACTGTGGCCATCATCACCACGCCATTTTCTTTCGAAGGAAAGAGACGTAGGTTACAGGCTGATGAAGGAATGGAAGAGTTAAAGAAATACGTAGATTCTTACCTGGTGATCTCAAACGACCGCCTGCGCGAAATCTTCGGAAACTTAACCTTAGGTTCTGCTTTTGGTCAGGCTGATGATATTTTAACAACTGCTGCAAAAGGGATCGCAGAGATCATTACTGTTCCGGGTTATATCAACGTGGATTTTAAAGATGTGCGTACCGTAATGAAAGATAGCGGTGTGGCCATCATGGGTAGCTTTGCTGCCGAAGGTGAAGACCGTGCTTTACAGGCTGTAGAAGGCGCTTTAGCTTCTCCGCTGTTAAAGGATAACGAAATCGAAGGTGCCCGTTATATCTTATTGAACATCAGTTCTGGTCTTCGTGAAGTAACGATGGATGAAGTTTCGATCATAACTGATTACATCCAGGAAAAAGCAGGTTTATCTGCCGATTTGATCTGGGGTAACTGTACCGACGAATCTTTGAGTGATAAACTATCGGTAACCATTATTGCTACAGGCTTCCAAACTTCAGAAGAACGCGTAAAAGAAGAAAAAAATAAAAAGAAAATATCACTCTTAACACCAGAAGAAGCACCGTTGGTTCGCCTTGTTGAGCCTGTAAATTCTTTTATGCAGCCAAAAGAAGTTCCTTCTTATGAGCCTGTGTTGAAAGCTAAAGAAGGAGTTTCACAAGCAGATCTGTTTGGAGGAATGTTCAATAAAGCTGAAGCTCAAAAAAATCAGGATACTGAAAACAATGTGGTTCGTCATACCCTAATGGAAGAAGAACCACAGGTGGAAGAAGCGCAGGAAACAGGATTTGAATTTGAGGTGAAATTGGCCGAAACCAATTTCGTGTTCGAAGCTCCGGTTGCCCAGATGCCGCCAATGCCAGAGCCTGAACCAGAAATCGAAATGCCTGTTGTTGGTTTGGATGATGATAAAAGCGACGAATCGATGGAAGAGCAGTTGAAAAAATCTAAAGAGCGTATCTTACGTTTAAAAGATTTAAGTATGAAATTGCGCACCACAAACGGTTTACAGGAACTGGAAAATGAACCTGCTTACAAACGTAAACAAATGCAGTTGCAACAGGTACAGCATTCATCTGAATCGCAGGTGAGCCGCTTCACTTTAAGCAACGATCAGGATGGCGGTACAGAGATCAGACCGAACAATTCTTTCTTGCACGATAACGTTGATTAGATCAAACCAAATATAATTTTAAAGCCCCGATGTAAAACCGGGGCTTTTTTGGCATAAAATTAGTGTGTTAAAAAATCTTAATTGACACCTAAAAGATCAAGTTGGTTGATTTTAAGACGAATAAAGCTTAAATTTGCAAAATTCTTATTATAAAAAAAACAGATAATACATTGGATATATTTGATAAAATAGCAAAACACATGGGACCGCTAGGTCAACACCAGAAATGGTCTCATGGGTATTTCTCTTTTCCAAAATTAGAAGGAGAGATTGCACCTCACATGCAGTTCCGCGGAAAAGAACATTTGGTTTGGAGTTTAAACAACTATTTAGGTTTAGCCAATCACCCGGAAGTTAGAAAGGCTGATGAAGAGGCAGCTGCTAAATTTGGTATGGCTTACCCGATGGGTGCCCGCATGATGAGCGGTAACTCTAACTATCACGAGCAGTTAGAGCAAGAACTGGCCGAATTTGTTGGCAAGCCTGATGCATTTTTATTAAACTATGGTTATCAGGGCATGGTATCTATTATCGATACTTTAGTTGATCGCAATGATGTAGTGGTGTATGATGCAGAATCTCATGCCTGTATTGTAGATGGATTGCGTTTGCACATGGGTAAACGTTTTGTGTACAAACATAATGATATCGAAAGTGCCCGTAAACAATTAGAGCGTGCTACCAAGCTGGTTGAAGAAACTGGTGGGGGTATCCTGTTAATTACCGAAGGTGTTTTCGGAATGAGCGGTGCCCAGGGAAAATTAAAAGAAATTGTTGAGCTTAAAAAAGAATTCAATTTTCGTATCCTGGTTGATGATGCTCATGGTTTCGGTACAATGGGTAAAACCGGTGCCGGTACACACGAAGCGCAGGATTGTATCGATGGTATTGATGTTTATTTCGGAACTTTTGCCAAATCAATGGCGGGTATTGGTGCTTTTGTGGCCTCAACCGAACAGATCACTAATTTCTTAAGATATAACATGCGTTCTCAGACCTTTGCAAAGGCATTGCCTATGCCAATGGTAATTGGTTTATTAAAACGCTTAGAACTGCTGAAAAGCCAGCCTGAGTTAAAAGATAAACTTTGGGAAATTGCCATGACCCTTCAAAAGGGTTTACGCGAACGCGGTTTCGATTTAGGTGTTACCGATTCAGTAGTTACCCCTGTTTTCTTAAAAGGAGAGCTTTCTGATGCAACTGCAATTACTTACGACTTACGTGAAAACTATAGTATTTTCTGTTCAATCGTAGTGTATCCGGTAATTCCAAAAGGCATGATCGAATTACGTTTAATTCCTACTGCAGTTCATACATTAGAAGATGTGCAACGTACTTTAGATGCTTTTAGTGAAGTAGCAGAAAAATTAGAAAACGGATATTATAAAGAAAATCTTTTCGCAACCGTTTAAGATCAATTAAAATATTACAAAGCCCTTTAAATACCTTTAAAGGGCTTTTTTATTTAAATGTTTTTTGTAAGTTGTTGTTCTTTAGGTATTTGTGTAATTAATTTTTGCTAAATATGTGTATAAACCCCATATATGTGGAAAAAAATGATAAATAAGCCTGTTTTTTATTCTTCCAAAAATTTTTTTATTTCATCAAACACTTTAAATTAGAGTTACGTAATTTAAAATCACCTTAAAAGAACCATAAATTAATTAAAAATGAAAAAATTCGAAGAAGTAAAAAGTTTAGTGGCAGCTTTGGAAGCTGATGCAGACAAATTTTATAGCAAAGGTAATAGTGCTGCTGGTACCCGTGTTCGTAAAGGCATGCAGGATCTGAAAAATTTAGCTCAAGCAATTCGTTTGGAAGTACAAGATACCAAAAACAAAGCTTAAGCAATCAAAATATTTATATGAGCCTCAGGGAATTTCCTGGGGCTTTTTTTGTTAATGTCCATTTTAGTCAAGTTTTCGAGACGGATAAAATAACTGCGAAATACTGTAAAATATATAAGACAATTTATCATCGATTGCGTAATTTTTCATAGCTTTCTTCTTTTACAAAGGATGTCCACATTTCTGTTGATCCTTGTAAAAAATCCAAAAATTAACTTCACCATTTTTAGTTTATTAATACCTTGCGTTTAAATGTAAAGTATAATAAGAAAATGGCACCGCTCTCAAAAAGATCTGCGTATTCAGATAAATAGATATAAATAATTACCACTGTTAACAATATCAGGTGTCAGAACATTTACATTATCATCAGGCAAATAGTGAAGATGTCGGGCTTGTGCTGGA
Proteins encoded:
- the ftsA gene encoding cell division protein FtsA, with amino-acid sequence MDKAKFTSQSPIVVGLDIGTTKICVIVGRRTQHGKIEILGIGKAESAGVTRGVVSNIQKTVQGIAQAVEVASGQSNVEIQVVNVGIAGQHIKSLQHRGILTRRELNNEIGKKDIDKLIDDMFKLVMPPGEEIIHVLPQEFTIDNEPGIKDPIGMAGVRLEANFHIISGQVTAVKNIIKCVNNAGLQTQDLILEPLASSESVLSEEEKEAGIALVDIGGGTTDIAIFHEGIIRHTAVIPFGGNSVTEDIREGCSVMRNQAELLKTRFGSALAEENKENEIICVPGLRGREPKEISVKNLAYVIQARMEEIIEHVYYEIKSSGYEKKLIGGIVITGGGALLKHLSQAVEYVTGLDCRIGYPNEHLSKYEDMPKAIYDDLKSPMYATSVGLLIKGIQKAEELIEEMKQPGVFVEKPKTAKEKEKRGPGLFDKLLAKTRTFIQDDMNVSDEDYLKS
- the ftsZ gene encoding cell division protein FtsZ — protein: MQFEMLKDKSSIIKVIGVGGGGGNAVNHMYLSGITGVDFIICNTDAQALESSPIPNKVQLGASLTEGMGAGSIPEVGKNSAIENIDDIKAMLGNTTKMLFITAGMGGGTGTGASPIIAKAAKELDILTVAIITTPFSFEGKRRRLQADEGMEELKKYVDSYLVISNDRLREIFGNLTLGSAFGQADDILTTAAKGIAEIITVPGYINVDFKDVRTVMKDSGVAIMGSFAAEGEDRALQAVEGALASPLLKDNEIEGARYILLNISSGLREVTMDEVSIITDYIQEKAGLSADLIWGNCTDESLSDKLSVTIIATGFQTSEERVKEEKNKKKISLLTPEEAPLVRLVEPVNSFMQPKEVPSYEPVLKAKEGVSQADLFGGMFNKAEAQKNQDTENNVVRHTLMEEEPQVEEAQETGFEFEVKLAETNFVFEAPVAQMPPMPEPEPEIEMPVVGLDDDKSDESMEEQLKKSKERILRLKDLSMKLRTTNGLQELENEPAYKRKQMQLQQVQHSSESQVSRFTLSNDQDGGTEIRPNNSFLHDNVD
- a CDS encoding aminotransferase class I/II-fold pyridoxal phosphate-dependent enzyme, which produces MDIFDKIAKHMGPLGQHQKWSHGYFSFPKLEGEIAPHMQFRGKEHLVWSLNNYLGLANHPEVRKADEEAAAKFGMAYPMGARMMSGNSNYHEQLEQELAEFVGKPDAFLLNYGYQGMVSIIDTLVDRNDVVVYDAESHACIVDGLRLHMGKRFVYKHNDIESARKQLERATKLVEETGGGILLITEGVFGMSGAQGKLKEIVELKKEFNFRILVDDAHGFGTMGKTGAGTHEAQDCIDGIDVYFGTFAKSMAGIGAFVASTEQITNFLRYNMRSQTFAKALPMPMVIGLLKRLELLKSQPELKDKLWEIAMTLQKGLRERGFDLGVTDSVVTPVFLKGELSDATAITYDLRENYSIFCSIVVYPVIPKGMIELRLIPTAVHTLEDVQRTLDAFSEVAEKLENGYYKENLFATV
- a CDS encoding histone H1, encoding MKKFEEVKSLVAALEADADKFYSKGNSAAGTRVRKGMQDLKNLAQAIRLEVQDTKNKA